A region of Neovison vison isolate M4711 chromosome 7, ASM_NN_V1, whole genome shotgun sequence DNA encodes the following proteins:
- the LOC122914411 gene encoding olfactory receptor-like protein OLF2, whose translation MDGKNCSSVKEFLLLGINNEPEVKMTLFITFLIVYLIILVANLGMIILIRMDSHLHTPMYFFLSHLSFSDLCYSTAVGPRMLVDFIAKNKSISFHGCALQWLVFCTFVDSECLLLAVMAFDRYKAISNPLLYTVSMSSRLRSLLMAGVYMVAIVDASVNTILTFRLCFCGSNVINHFFCDVLPLLVLSCSDIQVNELVIFTIFGFIELITLSGLFVSYCYIILAVIKINSAEGRFKAFSTCTSHLTAVAIFQGTLLFMYFRPSSSYSLDQDKIISLFYSLVIPMLNPLIYSLRNKDVKDALKNLQSKKWFH comes from the coding sequence ATGGATGGAAAAAATTGCTCTTCTGTGAAGGAATTCCTTCTCTTGGGAATTAACAATGAACCTGAAGTTAAAATGACTCTGTTTATCACATTTCTTATTGTCTATCTAATCATTCTTGTTGCAAACCTGGGGATGATCATTTTAATTAGAATGGATTCTCACCTTCACAcacccatgtatttcttcctcagCCATCTCTCCTTCAGTGACCTCTGTTACTCTACAGCAGTTGGACCCAGGATGTTGGTAGACTTCATTGCCAAGAACAAGTCAATTTCCTTCCATGGCTGTGCTCTGCAATGGCTGGTGTTCTGTACCTTTGTAGATTCTGAGTGTCTGCTGCTGGCAGTAATGGCCTTTGACCGGTACAAAGCCATTAGCAACCCCTTGCTCTACACGGTCAGCATGTCCAGCAGACTGCGCTCCTTGCTCATGGCTGGGGTTTACATGGTGGCAATTGTGGATGCTTCAGTAAATACCATACTCACATTCCGGCTATGTTTCTGTGGATCTAATGTGATTAACCATTTCTTCTGTGATGTCCTACCTCTCCTCGTGTTGTCTTGCTCAGACATACAGGTTAATGAGTTAGTGATATTCACCATTTTTGGCTTCATTGAACTGATTACTCTTTCAGGGCTGTTTGTGTCTTACTGCTATATCATCCTAGCAGTGATAAAGATCAACTCTGCGGAGGGGAGGTTCAAAGCTTTCTCCACCTGCACCTCCCACTTAACTGCTGTTGCGATTTTCCAGGGAACTCTGCTCTTTATGTATTTCCGGCCGAGTTCTTCCTACTCTCTTGATCAAGacaaaattatttcattgttttactcCCTCGTGATTCCTATGCTAAACCCTCTGATTTATAGCCTACGGAACAAGGATGTGAAAGATGCCCTGAAGAACCTTCAAAGTAAAAAGTGGTTTCATTGa